A part of Lacinutrix sp. 5H-3-7-4 genomic DNA contains:
- a CDS encoding NAD(P)/FAD-dependent oxidoreductase, with the protein MEHIVIIGNGISGVTTARHIRKNSDKKITIVSAESDHFFSRTALMYIYMGHMTYENTKPYEDWFWKKNRIELKNGYVKNVDTAAKTLHFNNGDTLQYDKLVLATGSKPNKFGWPGQDLNGVQGLYSKQDLETLEVNAPNNEVCNRAVIVGGGLIGIELAEMLMTRNIPVTFLVRESSFWNGVLPKGESAMINRHIESHHIDLRLSTNLKEIKADENGRVKSIIIEETGEEIACNVVGLTAGVTPNIDFLKSSNIETDRGILVNKYLETNIPDVYAIGDCAQQHEGIGQRRPIEAVWYTGRMMGEVLAQTICGNKMAYNPGHWFNSAKFLDIEYQTYGWVFSERIKKDNESHFHWKHEDDTKCITVAYNNTTNTFLGINTFGIRMRHEVFNRWLTEERDIDYVIKNLATANFDPEFFSHFEKDIIQAYNQQLQTA; encoded by the coding sequence ATGGAGCATATTGTTATTATTGGCAACGGAATTTCTGGAGTCACAACAGCACGACATATTCGAAAAAATTCCGACAAAAAAATTACAATTGTTTCTGCAGAGTCCGATCATTTTTTCTCGCGTACTGCACTAATGTATATTTACATGGGTCACATGACCTACGAGAATACTAAACCTTATGAGGATTGGTTTTGGAAAAAAAATAGAATCGAACTTAAAAACGGTTATGTTAAAAATGTAGATACCGCTGCTAAAACATTACATTTTAATAATGGTGATACTTTACAGTATGATAAACTGGTTCTAGCTACAGGAAGTAAACCTAACAAGTTTGGTTGGCCAGGCCAAGACCTCAATGGTGTGCAAGGTTTATATAGTAAACAGGATTTAGAAACTTTAGAAGTAAACGCACCAAATAATGAAGTATGCAATAGAGCTGTAATTGTTGGTGGTGGATTAATTGGTATTGAATTAGCAGAAATGCTAATGACAAGAAATATTCCTGTTACTTTTTTAGTTCGCGAAAGTAGTTTTTGGAATGGTGTTTTACCAAAAGGTGAAAGTGCTATGATTAATAGACATATTGAAAGTCACCACATAGATTTACGCTTATCCACTAATTTAAAAGAAATTAAAGCCGACGAAAATGGCCGTGTAAAATCTATAATTATCGAAGAAACCGGCGAAGAAATAGCTTGTAATGTTGTAGGCTTAACTGCTGGTGTAACACCAAATATAGATTTTTTAAAATCATCTAATATTGAAACAGATAGAGGTATTTTAGTTAACAAATATTTAGAAACAAACATACCAGATGTTTATGCTATTGGCGATTGCGCACAACAGCATGAAGGCATTGGACAACGCAGACCAATTGAAGCGGTTTGGTATACAGGACGCATGATGGGAGAAGTTTTAGCACAAACAATTTGTGGTAATAAAATGGCATATAATCCAGGACACTGGTTTAATTCTGCAAAATTTTTAGATATCGAATACCAAACTTACGGTTGGGTTTTTAGCGAAAGAATTAAAAAAGATAACGAGTCTCATTTCCACTGGAAACATGAAGACGATACAAAATGTATAACTGTAGCTTATAACAATACTACAAATACATTTTTAGGTATAAATACTTTTGGTATTAGAATGCGACATGAAGTTTTTAACCGTTGGCTTACCGAAGAAAGAGACATTGACTATGTGATTAAAAATTTAGCAACAGCTAATTTCGATCCAGAGTTTTTTAGTCATTTTGAGAAAGACATCATTCAAGCATACAACCAACAATTACAAACAGCCTAA
- a CDS encoding 4Fe-4S dicluster domain-containing protein has translation MSNKLNHNMSLANAKDLSTKQKIASGIGVLGLFILVLAFLNVGFTNKVLWLTLALGLITAGTIWFTNLAYLGKSKGIKNDGVWFKSISSRGIIGWITGVVMTAFYIVLYFKAGWLGLGADGAPNTGLVALFDPLSKILSGNPASQWFVYGTLYTIAILVFGYKFIMKYRHNRYEQIRTGSVMFFQLAFAFLIPEFMARLNSDSFKLPYYDLKNIWPLNYYNFEQYRVDEFISAGTVGTALLIFGLVSIFVITPILTFKYGKRWYCSWVCGCGGLAETAGDPFRHLSNKKQYAWKVERWVIHSVLVFVVLMTTAVVYSYLGDDSSKYWLTKNVFLFSVAGILTLVFALTMIFKRQELGKDAKLGAIGYFAIIMALIGIHFFSGNGNVFLFEAETLRSTYGFLIGAIFSGVIGTGFYPIFGNRVWCRFGCPMAAILGFQQRLFSKFRITTNGGQCISCGNCSTYCEMGIDVRAYAQKGENIVRSSCVGCGVCSAVCPRGVLKLENDSMDGRINPKEILLGNDVNLMDLLNNK, from the coding sequence ATGAGTAATAAATTAAATCACAATATGTCTTTAGCAAATGCAAAAGACTTATCTACAAAACAAAAAATAGCCTCTGGAATAGGTGTTCTAGGACTTTTTATATTGGTTTTAGCCTTTTTAAATGTTGGTTTCACCAACAAGGTCTTATGGCTTACATTGGCTCTTGGACTTATAACTGCTGGTACCATTTGGTTTACAAACCTTGCTTATTTAGGTAAAAGTAAAGGCATAAAAAACGATGGCGTTTGGTTTAAATCTATATCGTCTCGAGGCATTATAGGCTGGATAACCGGTGTAGTAATGACTGCTTTTTATATTGTACTTTATTTTAAAGCTGGCTGGCTAGGTCTTGGTGCAGATGGCGCTCCAAACACTGGTTTGGTTGCACTTTTCGATCCTTTAAGTAAAATATTAAGTGGTAATCCTGCAAGCCAATGGTTTGTTTATGGAACACTCTATACCATTGCTATTTTAGTATTTGGTTATAAATTTATAATGAAATACCGCCATAACCGTTACGAACAAATTAGAACAGGATCTGTCATGTTTTTTCAGCTTGCATTTGCCTTTTTAATTCCAGAATTTATGGCGAGGTTAAATTCCGATAGTTTTAAATTACCTTACTACGACCTTAAAAATATCTGGCCACTTAATTATTATAATTTTGAGCAATATAGAGTAGACGAGTTTATTAGCGCAGGAACTGTTGGTACCGCATTACTAATTTTTGGTTTGGTTTCTATATTTGTTATTACTCCTATTTTAACTTTTAAATACGGTAAACGTTGGTATTGTTCATGGGTTTGTGGTTGTGGTGGTTTAGCCGAAACTGCTGGAGATCCTTTTAGACACTTAAGTAACAAAAAACAGTATGCTTGGAAAGTAGAACGTTGGGTAATACATAGTGTTTTAGTATTTGTAGTGTTAATGACAACTGCTGTTGTGTACTCATACTTAGGTGATGATTCTAGCAAATATTGGCTTACAAAAAACGTGTTTTTATTTAGTGTTGCAGGAATACTAACATTAGTATTTGCATTAACTATGATTTTTAAACGCCAAGAACTTGGTAAAGACGCTAAGCTTGGAGCTATAGGTTACTTTGCTATAATTATGGCATTAATTGGTATACACTTTTTTAGTGGTAACGGTAATGTGTTTTTATTTGAGGCCGAAACACTTCGAAGCACATATGGCTTTTTAATTGGTGCTATATTTTCTGGAGTAATTGGAACAGGCTTCTACCCTATTTTTGGAAACCGTGTTTGGTGCCGATTTGGATGTCCAATGGCAGCAATACTAGGATTTCAACAACGCCTTTTTTCTAAATTTAGAATTACAACTAATGGTGGACAATGCATCTCTTGCGGTAATTGTTCTACTTATTGCGAAATGGGAATAGACGTTCGTGCTTATGCACAAAAAGGCGAAAACATTGTACGTTCTAGCTGTGTTGGTTGTGGTGTTTGTAGCGCTGTTTGCCCACGTGGTGTTTTAAAATTAGAAAATGATAGTATGGATGGCAGAATTAATCCTAAAGAAATTCTATTAGGAAACGATGTTAATTTAATGGATTTGTTAAACAACAAATAA
- a CDS encoding toxin-antitoxin system YwqK family antitoxin: MKVAIYIFVFLFSFNASAEKIYNKTFYDNGNIKAEGWTENNLKTDYWKFYHSNGNLESEGHFKNNKPVKYWYFYTFNGKKKSEGHYLKGIKVNWWLFYDKNENINHKCQLKNNVKNGYCLMYKNNKLIAAAKFSEGKKIKEWRDFSSFKKENKLSDLK, encoded by the coding sequence ATGAAAGTCGCCATTTACATATTCGTTTTTTTATTCAGTTTTAATGCTTCCGCAGAAAAAATATATAATAAAACTTTTTATGATAACGGAAACATTAAAGCTGAAGGTTGGACAGAAAATAATTTAAAAACAGATTATTGGAAATTTTACCACAGTAATGGTAACCTAGAAAGCGAAGGCCATTTTAAAAACAATAAACCCGTTAAATATTGGTACTTTTACACTTTTAACGGAAAGAAAAAAAGCGAAGGCCATTATTTAAAAGGCATAAAAGTTAATTGGTGGTTGTTTTACGATAAAAACGAAAACATAAACCATAAATGCCAATTAAAAAACAATGTAAAAAATGGCTACTGCTTAATGTACAAAAACAACAAGCTTATTGCTGCTGCAAAGTTTTCCGAAGGAAAAAAAATAAAAGAATGGAGAGACTTTTCATCCTTTAAAAAAGAAAATAAATTGAGCGATCTTAAATGA
- a CDS encoding glycosyltransferase family 2 protein, whose amino-acid sequence MTNIKVIIPAYNEQDSITNVINDIPNIVNEVIVVNNNSTDLTAANAEKAGATVLTENNRGYGYACLKGMDYIAKLQVKPDIIVFLDGDYSDYPEELTKVVAPILNDDIDFVIGSRVKRLREGNSMTPQQVFGNWLATFLMRLFFGAKFTDLGPFRAIKYNKLLALNMEDKTYGWTVEMQLKALKQKLTYVEVPVRYKQRIGVSKVSGTVKGTIFAGFKILGWIFKYSFKK is encoded by the coding sequence ATGACCAATATAAAAGTCATCATTCCTGCTTATAACGAGCAAGATTCTATTACAAACGTAATAAACGACATCCCTAACATAGTAAACGAAGTTATTGTAGTAAACAATAATTCTACAGACCTAACCGCTGCAAATGCAGAAAAGGCAGGAGCAACAGTACTTACCGAGAATAATCGTGGGTATGGTTATGCCTGTTTAAAAGGTATGGACTATATAGCAAAACTTCAAGTTAAGCCAGATATTATAGTATTTCTAGATGGTGATTATAGTGATTACCCAGAAGAATTGACCAAAGTTGTTGCACCAATATTAAATGATGATATCGATTTTGTAATTGGATCAAGAGTTAAACGACTTAGAGAAGGTAACTCCATGACACCACAACAAGTATTTGGTAATTGGTTAGCAACCTTTTTAATGCGATTATTTTTTGGTGCTAAATTCACCGATTTAGGACCGTTTAGAGCCATAAAATACAATAAGCTTTTAGCATTAAATATGGAAGATAAAACCTATGGTTGGACTGTAGAAATGCAGCTAAAAGCTTTAAAGCAAAAACTAACTTATGTAGAAGTTCCTGTACGTTATAAACAAAGAATAGGTGTTTCTAAAGTGTCCGGAACAGTAAAAGGTACTATATTTGCTGGCTTTAAGATATTAGGTTGGATTTTTAAATACAGTTTTAAAAAGTGA
- a CDS encoding cellulose synthase family protein, producing MYALAQLNLLFNYISAQKKKVKTPYLDFNNPEQVPHVTIQLPVYNEEYVMERLLENIALIDYPKNKLEIQVLDDSTDETVESTAIRVQMLKDQGLDIVHICRTNREGFKAGALKEGLEVAKGEFIAIFDADFLPKKDWLKKTIPHFIDRNIGVVQTRWGHINRNYSTLTKIQAFALDAHFTLEQVGRNSKGHFINFNGTAGVWRRQCIIDAGNWEGDTLTEDLDLSYRAQLKNWKFEYLEDVVTPAELPVVISAARSQQFRWNKGGAENFRKMMTRVLKSKNISPKTKLHGLLHLLNSTMFLNVLVVGILSIPMLYIKNEYAHLKPYFYVMSFFVLSTIIFFVCYWFMYKRSYGGGFKNFIRYIGMFFTFFSIAMGFSLHNSIAVLEGHFGKRSEFVRTPKFNISSIKDSWQGNKYLRKNISKNVIFEGLLMLYFAFGMYSAFVVGDQGGDFGLFPFHLMLFLGFGFVFFKSLTSKA from the coding sequence ATGTACGCATTAGCACAGTTAAATTTGTTGTTCAACTACATTTCTGCACAAAAGAAAAAAGTAAAAACACCTTATTTAGATTTTAATAATCCAGAGCAAGTACCACACGTAACCATACAACTTCCTGTGTATAACGAAGAGTATGTAATGGAGCGTTTATTAGAAAATATTGCTTTAATAGATTATCCAAAAAACAAATTAGAAATTCAGGTATTAGACGACTCTACAGACGAAACAGTAGAATCTACAGCCATAAGAGTACAAATGCTAAAAGACCAAGGTTTAGACATTGTACATATTTGCCGTACAAATCGTGAAGGCTTTAAAGCAGGAGCATTAAAAGAAGGTTTAGAAGTTGCAAAAGGCGAATTTATTGCCATTTTTGATGCCGATTTTCTACCAAAAAAAGATTGGCTTAAAAAAACCATTCCACATTTTATAGACCGTAATATTGGTGTTGTACAAACACGTTGGGGACACATAAACCGAAACTATTCTACCCTAACAAAAATACAAGCATTCGCTTTAGATGCCCATTTTACACTAGAGCAAGTAGGTCGTAACTCTAAAGGACATTTTATTAATTTTAATGGTACCGCAGGCGTTTGGCGCAGACAATGTATTATAGACGCTGGAAATTGGGAAGGCGACACATTAACCGAAGATTTAGACTTAAGTTACCGCGCACAACTAAAAAACTGGAAATTTGAATACCTTGAAGATGTTGTAACTCCAGCCGAATTACCTGTTGTAATTAGTGCAGCGCGCTCACAACAATTTCGTTGGAATAAAGGTGGCGCAGAAAACTTTAGAAAAATGATGACTAGAGTTTTAAAAAGCAAAAACATTTCGCCAAAAACAAAACTGCACGGTTTACTACACTTATTAAACAGTACCATGTTTTTAAACGTACTAGTAGTAGGTATATTAAGCATACCAATGCTTTATATTAAAAACGAATATGCACACCTAAAACCATACTTTTATGTTATGAGTTTCTTTGTGTTAAGCACCATTATTTTCTTTGTTTGTTATTGGTTTATGTATAAACGATCTTATGGCGGCGGCTTTAAAAACTTTATTCGCTACATAGGTATGTTTTTTACCTTTTTCTCAATAGCAATGGGCTTTAGTTTACACAATTCTATAGCCGTATTAGAAGGTCATTTTGGAAAACGAAGTGAATTTGTACGCACACCAAAATTTAATATAAGTTCTATAAAAGACAGCTGGCAAGGCAATAAATATTTAAGAAAAAACATCTCTAAAAACGTAATTTTCGAAGGGCTTTTAATGCTCTATTTCGCCTTTGGAATGTACAGTGCATTTGTAGTTGGCGATCAAGGTGGCGATTTTGGTTTATTTCCATTTCACCTTATGTTATTTTTAGGTTTCGGTTTTGTATTTTTTAAATCATTAACCTCAAAAGCATAG
- a CDS encoding glycosyltransferase 87 family protein encodes MFNSAVFKANKLPILLTIVSAVLYFTFAYNLERTAHFKLVSIYVILFTSFYFLIKNNKVNTNFLTAIAFLFRAIFILSIPNLSQDFYRFIWDGRLILQGINPYLYTPESYISQAQYPVAQAQELYNGMRQLNASHFTNYPPINQLCFIIAGVFAGKSIVGSAMVLRLLIIAADFGILYYGKKLLKQLKLPARNIFWYILNPFIIIELTGNLHFEGVMIFFLIWSLYLLHAGKWKWAAVVLALSIATKLVPLMFLPLFFWWFLKKQTIKNFIKLITFYTIVLVTTLLLFAPFFSSQFIDNYAKTVGLWFSNFEFNASIYYIARAIGYWFRGYNEIAVIGKVLPVITVLFILYISFFKKNTSLKKLITAMLFSFTIYLFLSTTVHPWYIATILMLSVFTNYKFPLVWSFIVIISYLAYANTDNTENLWVITLEYVVVFSVFIWELLKQRNKTVIEAV; translated from the coding sequence ATGTTTAATTCTGCAGTATTTAAAGCTAACAAACTCCCGATTTTACTTACAATTGTTAGTGCTGTTTTATATTTTACATTTGCCTATAACTTAGAAAGAACAGCACACTTTAAGCTTGTTTCTATTTATGTAATATTATTTACAAGTTTTTATTTTTTAATAAAAAACAATAAAGTAAATACTAATTTTCTAACAGCAATAGCCTTTTTATTTCGGGCTATATTTATACTATCCATACCTAATTTATCGCAAGATTTTTACCGCTTTATTTGGGACGGACGCTTAATACTGCAAGGTATAAATCCATATTTATACACACCAGAATCCTACATCTCTCAAGCACAATATCCTGTAGCACAAGCACAAGAACTCTACAATGGCATGAGACAACTAAATGCAAGCCATTTTACAAACTATCCACCAATAAACCAGTTATGCTTTATTATAGCAGGCGTATTTGCAGGAAAAAGTATAGTTGGCTCTGCTATGGTATTAAGACTATTAATTATTGCTGCCGATTTTGGAATTCTCTATTATGGAAAAAAACTTTTAAAACAATTAAAACTGCCAGCCCGCAATATATTCTGGTATATATTAAATCCGTTTATAATAATAGAACTTACAGGCAATCTGCATTTTGAAGGTGTAATGATTTTCTTTTTAATTTGGAGTTTATATCTTTTACATGCTGGAAAATGGAAATGGGCAGCAGTTGTTCTTGCTTTATCTATTGCTACTAAATTAGTACCACTTATGTTTTTACCATTGTTTTTCTGGTGGTTTTTAAAAAAGCAAACAATTAAAAATTTTATAAAACTCATTACATTTTATACCATAGTTTTAGTTACAACACTATTACTATTTGCTCCATTTTTCTCATCACAATTTATAGACAATTATGCCAAAACTGTTGGACTTTGGTTTAGTAATTTTGAGTTTAATGCAAGTATTTATTATATAGCAAGAGCTATTGGCTATTGGTTTAGAGGTTATAATGAGATTGCTGTAATTGGTAAAGTTTTACCAGTTATTACAGTACTTTTTATTCTTTACATATCGTTTTTCAAGAAAAACACAAGTTTAAAAAAACTAATTACCGCTATGCTTTTTAGTTTTACAATCTATTTGTTTTTAAGTACAACTGTACATCCATGGTACATTGCAACTATACTTATGCTAAGTGTATTTACAAATTACAAGTTTCCATTGGTGTGGAGTTTTATTGTAATAATAAGTTATCTCGCTTATGCAAATACAGATAACACCGAAAATCTCTGGGTTATTACTCTAGAATATGTAGTTGTTTTTAGCGTATTTATTTGGGAGCTATTAAAACAAAGAAATAAAACAGTAATTGAAGCTGTTTAA
- a CDS encoding class I SAM-dependent methyltransferase, with product MNRPKPKKNKKAWPTKDAMDQVYKMNLWGNNNTAFYSGEGSHKSEIIEPYIKVVTAFLKAFKTPLVICDLGCGDFNIGKKLVKFTNKYIAVDIVKELIDYNEDVFEAPNLEFKCLDIAVDNLPKGDCALIRQVLQHLSNKEVKNIANKLSNYKYVIITEHIPNGNFVANKDIISGQGTRLKKQSGIDLLASPFNLKIEEKTEMLRITLEEGKGVIVTYLYKMF from the coding sequence GTGAATAGACCAAAACCAAAGAAAAATAAAAAAGCCTGGCCAACTAAAGATGCAATGGACCAAGTATATAAAATGAACCTTTGGGGAAATAATAATACTGCCTTTTATTCTGGTGAAGGTTCGCATAAATCAGAAATTATAGAACCTTATATAAAGGTTGTTACAGCCTTTTTAAAAGCTTTTAAAACACCACTTGTTATTTGCGATTTAGGATGTGGTGATTTTAATATTGGAAAAAAATTAGTAAAATTTACTAATAAGTATATTGCTGTTGATATTGTAAAAGAGTTAATAGACTATAATGAAGATGTTTTTGAAGCACCTAATCTAGAATTTAAGTGTTTAGACATTGCAGTAGATAATTTACCAAAAGGAGATTGCGCTTTAATTAGGCAGGTTTTACAGCATTTATCTAATAAAGAAGTTAAAAATATAGCAAATAAATTAAGCAATTATAAATATGTAATTATTACAGAACATATTCCTAATGGTAATTTTGTAGCAAATAAAGATATTATTTCTGGTCAAGGCACAAGATTAAAAAAACAAAGCGGAATAGATTTATTAGCTTCTCCGTTTAATTTAAAAATAGAAGAAAAAACCGAGATGTTACGTATTACTCTTGAAGAAGGTAAAGGTGTTATTGTAACTTATTTATATAAAATGTTCTAA
- a CDS encoding DUF2383 domain-containing protein, producing the protein MSNTITYQVGAEALQNALRASHDAESAYEQLLQKSNNDAIKNFIKERISMFNQFSEEISDLLMEIGVLPQEKGSVNGGLSRLWFDLKSSVLDYNINMLLEESKKIDKDHHYNYMQIIRSNSYSQEAYEVLMNHLSEIRTTKRPEVVSSHPVIKSVQVRA; encoded by the coding sequence ATGAGCAATACAATCACTTACCAAGTTGGAGCCGAAGCATTGCAAAATGCACTTAGAGCTAGCCATGATGCAGAATCTGCTTATGAGCAATTATTACAAAAATCTAATAACGACGCAATTAAAAATTTTATTAAAGAGCGTATTAGTATGTTTAATCAATTTTCAGAAGAAATCTCAGATTTGTTAATGGAAATAGGCGTACTTCCTCAAGAAAAAGGAAGTGTAAATGGAGGTTTATCTAGATTATGGTTTGATTTAAAATCTTCAGTTTTAGATTATAATATTAATATGTTACTTGAAGAAAGTAAAAAAATAGATAAAGATCACCATTATAATTATATGCAGATTATTCGTTCAAATTCGTATTCGCAAGAAGCATACGAGGTTTTAATGAATCATTTATCAGAAATTAGAACCACAAAAAGACCGGAAGTTGTAAGTTCACATCCAGTAATAAAATCGGTTCAAGTAAGAGCTTAA
- a CDS encoding RMD1 family protein: MYNVVAYQVASTINIKESQKQLSWKLLFQDSDELYYKTSQDSFIYIFQYGIVSFFNVEETIIKSCLTKIKPFCTNYFSQKLSEETEVIIKPETLKVQFSHVELPTLNEEMIRLVMLNTSQSVALNRYSEITETLLVETNKHTLYLEEKGKLDISGNKLKRFIGKTLNIKNRISENLYIFDSPEITWEVEELNVLNIELKKTFDLKDRYRLIQERIEIIKENLELFKDIMDHKESSRLEWIIIILIVIEVFDMLLLKIIK; this comes from the coding sequence ATGTATAACGTCGTAGCCTACCAGGTTGCAAGTACTATCAATATAAAAGAAAGCCAAAAGCAACTGTCTTGGAAGTTGCTTTTTCAAGATAGTGACGAGCTATATTATAAAACATCTCAAGATAGTTTTATCTATATATTTCAATATGGAATTGTAAGTTTTTTTAATGTTGAAGAAACAATAATAAAAAGCTGCTTAACAAAAATTAAACCTTTTTGTACAAATTATTTTTCTCAAAAACTTTCTGAAGAAACAGAAGTAATTATTAAACCAGAAACATTAAAAGTACAGTTTAGTCACGTAGAGTTACCAACGCTAAATGAAGAAATGATTCGTTTAGTAATGCTAAACACGTCTCAATCTGTAGCATTAAACCGTTATTCTGAAATTACCGAAACACTTTTAGTAGAAACCAACAAGCATACATTATACCTAGAAGAAAAAGGAAAGTTAGATATTTCTGGAAATAAACTTAAACGATTTATAGGCAAGACTCTTAACATTAAAAATAGAATCTCTGAAAATCTTTACATATTCGACTCTCCAGAAATTACATGGGAAGTAGAAGAGTTAAATGTGCTAAATATCGAGCTTAAAAAAACATTCGATTTAAAAGATAGATACCGCTTAATTCAAGAGCGTATAGAAATTATTAAAGAAAACTTAGAGCTTTTTAAAGACATAATGGACCATAAAGAAAGCAGTAGATTAGAATGGATTATTATAATCTTAATTGTAATTGAAGTGTTTGATATGTTGCTCCTGAAAATAATTAAATAG
- a CDS encoding deoxyhypusine synthase family protein, translating into MNTKGPISQFIEKHYLHFNAAALVDAAKGYEAQLESGAKMLVSLAGAMSTAELGKSFAEMIRQDKVQIISCTGANLEEDIMNLVAHSHYKRVPNYRDLTPQDEWDLLEKGLNRVTDTCIPEEEAFRRLQQHIVKIWKDAEANGERYLPHEYMYKMLLSGVLEQYYEIDLKDSWMYAAAQKNLPIVCPGWEDSTMGNIFASYVLKGELKASTMKSGIEYMTFLADWYTDNSENGIGFFQIGGGIAGDFPICVVPMLYQDMERPETPFWSYFCQISDSTTSYGSYSGAVPNEKITWGKLDIDTPKFIIESDATIVAPLIFAYLLNQ; encoded by the coding sequence ATGAATACTAAAGGACCAATTTCTCAATTTATAGAAAAACACTATTTGCATTTTAATGCAGCAGCATTAGTTGATGCAGCAAAAGGTTACGAAGCACAATTAGAAAGTGGAGCTAAAATGTTAGTATCATTAGCAGGTGCAATGAGTACTGCAGAACTTGGTAAAAGTTTTGCCGAAATGATAAGACAAGACAAAGTTCAAATAATCTCTTGTACAGGTGCAAACCTTGAGGAAGATATTATGAATTTAGTAGCACATTCTCATTACAAACGTGTACCTAATTATCGTGATTTAACACCACAAGATGAGTGGGATTTACTTGAAAAAGGTTTAAACCGTGTAACAGATACTTGTATTCCAGAAGAAGAAGCATTTAGAAGGCTACAACAACATATTGTAAAAATCTGGAAAGATGCCGAAGCTAATGGAGAACGTTATTTACCGCATGAGTATATGTATAAAATGTTATTATCTGGAGTTTTAGAGCAGTATTACGAAATAGATTTAAAAGATTCATGGATGTATGCAGCGGCCCAAAAAAACCTGCCAATAGTTTGCCCAGGTTGGGAAGACAGTACAATGGGAAATATTTTTGCAAGCTACGTGCTTAAGGGCGAACTTAAAGCAAGTACAATGAAATCTGGTATTGAGTACATGACTTTTTTAGCAGATTGGTATACAGATAATTCAGAAAATGGAATAGGCTTTTTTCAAATTGGAGGCGGAATTGCAGGAGATTTTCCTATTTGCGTAGTACCAATGTTATATCAAGACATGGAAAGACCAGAAACTCCATTTTGGAGTTATTTCTGTCAAATTAGTGATTCTACAACAAGTTATGGCTCATACTCTGGTGCAGTACCAAATGAGAAAATTACTTGGGGAAAACTAGATATAGACACACCAAAATTTATAATAGAAAGTGATGCTACTATTGTAGCACCGTTAATTTTTGCATACTTATTAAACCAATAA